The proteins below are encoded in one region of Aestuariivirga litoralis:
- a CDS encoding ATP12 family chaperone protein — translation MTDETEDQRWERLSQDKVDRPLPRRFYKDVAVGEGNKILLDGRAVKTPLKAAFSLPTHPLAEAVADEWRAQEKLINPALMPLTKLANTAIDRAGPERAHVAGEVVGFAGSDLVFYRADAPEKLVALQAAAWDPILDWAKQALDARFLGASGIIYVKQPEAALRAVEAHIAGLDAFKLTAVHNLTTLTGSALLALMIHSGAIDSASGWAAAHVDEDYQISTWGEDHEAARRRANRKADFEGTVKFLSLLKN, via the coding sequence ATGACTGACGAGACCGAAGATCAGCGCTGGGAACGCCTGAGCCAGGACAAGGTGGACCGGCCCTTGCCGCGCCGTTTCTACAAGGACGTGGCCGTGGGCGAGGGTAACAAGATCCTGCTCGATGGCCGCGCCGTCAAAACACCTTTGAAGGCCGCCTTCTCGCTGCCCACTCATCCACTTGCCGAAGCGGTGGCCGACGAATGGCGCGCGCAAGAGAAGTTGATCAACCCCGCTCTAATGCCACTCACCAAACTGGCCAACACGGCCATCGACCGGGCAGGGCCGGAGCGCGCTCATGTGGCAGGAGAGGTCGTAGGCTTCGCCGGTTCAGATCTGGTCTTCTACCGCGCCGATGCGCCGGAAAAGCTGGTGGCGCTGCAAGCCGCCGCCTGGGACCCCATTCTGGATTGGGCCAAGCAGGCTCTGGATGCCCGCTTCCTGGGTGCCAGTGGCATCATCTATGTGAAACAGCCGGAAGCCGCCTTGCGGGCCGTTGAAGCGCATATTGCGGGCCTCGATGCGTTCAAACTCACCGCCGTCCACAACCTCACAACGCTCACAGGCTCGGCCTTGCTGGCTCTGATGATCCATTCAGGCGCCATCGACTCTGCCTCCGGCTGGGCCGCAGCCCATGTGGATGAGGACTACCAGATCAGCACCTGGGGCGAAGACCATGAAGCCGCCCGCCGCCGCGCCAACCGCAAGGCGGATTTTGAGGGCACAGTAAAATTCCTGTCCCTGTTGAAAAACTGA
- a CDS encoding RluA family pseudouridine synthase yields the protein MSEVKRHEVSADEDGMRLDRWFKVHFPQVTFAYLNKLTRTGQVRVGTGRVKNNHRLAKGDEIRVPPLAFDRRPADAPKEDVPPLTAKERALFASMVLHEDQDIFILNKPSGFAVQGGTKTSIHLDGLLMGLGVELGERPLLVHRLDRDTSGVIVIAKRRAVAASLGKLFASRNVKKTYWAVVKGTPDPAQGKIDVALIKARSEDGDRMRASREGEEDDEQRAITFYNTLEKSGKAASWVSLKPQTGRQHQLRAHMHHIGTPILGDNKYGGDEGLSEGIANRLHLHARRLQFPHPRGGQIDVTAPMPDHMLHTFEALGFNAERFDD from the coding sequence ATGAGTGAGGTAAAACGCCACGAAGTCTCTGCCGACGAGGATGGCATGCGGCTTGACCGCTGGTTCAAGGTTCATTTTCCGCAAGTCACTTTTGCCTATCTCAATAAGCTTACGCGCACTGGCCAGGTGCGCGTCGGCACGGGGAGGGTCAAGAACAACCACCGCCTCGCCAAGGGCGATGAAATCCGCGTGCCACCGCTGGCCTTTGACCGTCGCCCCGCCGATGCGCCCAAGGAAGACGTGCCGCCGCTTACTGCCAAAGAGCGGGCGCTGTTTGCTTCGATGGTCCTGCATGAGGACCAGGATATTTTCATCCTCAATAAGCCGTCTGGCTTCGCTGTGCAGGGCGGCACCAAAACGAGTATCCACCTCGATGGCTTGCTGATGGGATTGGGCGTCGAACTGGGCGAGCGACCTCTGCTCGTGCACCGGCTGGACCGCGACACATCCGGCGTGATCGTCATTGCCAAGCGCCGCGCCGTGGCGGCATCGCTGGGCAAGCTGTTCGCCAGCCGCAATGTGAAGAAGACCTATTGGGCCGTGGTCAAAGGCACTCCTGATCCCGCACAGGGTAAGATCGACGTGGCCTTGATCAAGGCACGCAGCGAAGACGGCGACCGCATGCGCGCCTCACGCGAGGGCGAGGAAGATGACGAGCAACGCGCCATCACTTTCTACAACACGTTGGAAAAATCCGGCAAGGCCGCGAGCTGGGTTTCGCTGAAGCCGCAAACCGGGAGACAGCACCAGCTGCGCGCCCATATGCATCACATCGGCACACCCATTCTGGGTGACAATAAATATGGCGGCGATGAAGGCCTGTCCGAAGGCATTGCCAACCGTTTGCATCTGCACGCCCGCCGCCTGCAATTCCCGCATCCACGCGGCGGCCAGATTGATGTGACCGCCCCGATGCCAGACCATATGCTCCACACCTTCGAAGCCCTGGGCTTTAACGCGGAGCGTTTTGATGACTGA
- the crcB gene encoding fluoride efflux transporter CrcB has product MNAVLVFVGGGLGAALRYGMNIGIGRANPTEFPLHTLLINISGCFVMGFLTALMALKLNISNEMRLFLTTGILGGFTTFSAFALDFAVLFERRDFTGAALYAAASVIISILACFAGLALARAIAA; this is encoded by the coding sequence ATGAATGCGGTGCTGGTTTTTGTGGGCGGCGGGCTGGGCGCCGCGCTGCGCTATGGCATGAACATTGGCATCGGCCGCGCCAATCCGACGGAGTTTCCTTTGCACACCCTGCTGATCAATATCAGCGGCTGCTTTGTGATGGGCTTCCTCACTGCCTTGATGGCGCTGAAGCTTAACATCTCCAACGAAATGCGGCTGTTCCTCACCACCGGAATTCTCGGCGGCTTCACCACCTTCTCGGCTTTCGCATTGGACTTTGCCGTGCTGTTTGAGCGCCGCGATTTCACCGGCGCTGCGCTTTACGCCGCGGCCTCCGTCATCATTTCCATCCTGGCCTGCTTTGCCGGTCTTGCGCTGGCCCGAGCCATCGCCGCATGA
- a CDS encoding magnesium transporter CorA family protein, translating to MDQGPCDSPQMGLYEIMLNAYGITDDCLVGHPAEVSDLVLKKSVWIDLVSPTPAEEAKVESVLSLDIPTRGELAEIEASSRLYQEDGATFMTANLIRRGEDDRPESSPVTFVLTGRQIVTIRYHHPQAFPQYVKQAMRHANGSEAWGIFISLIEAVVDRAADHLERVGLIVDETSKHVFATSFLRRPDAKRKRRTRPKNLEEMLGKVGEEGDFTSKMRESLLSISRMMAFAQAVVDHQPASKPKRELLARIKVVQRDIISLTDHSGFLTAKISFLLDAVLGMISIEQNNIIKIFTVASVAFLPPTLVASVYGMNFKAMPELDWEWGYPFAVVFMIASALLPIAYFKRKGWF from the coding sequence ATGGATCAAGGCCCTTGCGATTCACCCCAGATGGGGCTTTATGAAATCATGCTGAACGCCTACGGAATTACAGATGATTGCCTCGTCGGCCACCCGGCCGAAGTGAGCGATCTTGTCCTGAAAAAATCCGTCTGGATTGACCTGGTCTCACCCACCCCGGCTGAAGAAGCCAAGGTTGAAAGCGTGCTCAGCCTTGATATTCCAACCCGTGGTGAATTGGCCGAGATCGAAGCGTCCAGCCGACTTTACCAAGAAGACGGCGCCACTTTCATGACCGCCAACCTGATCCGCCGTGGCGAGGATGACCGGCCCGAATCTTCCCCCGTTACTTTCGTGCTCACCGGTCGGCAGATCGTCACCATCCGCTATCACCATCCGCAGGCCTTTCCTCAGTATGTAAAACAGGCGATGCGCCATGCCAATGGCAGCGAGGCCTGGGGCATCTTCATCAGCCTGATTGAAGCGGTGGTGGACCGCGCCGCCGACCATCTGGAGCGCGTGGGCCTGATCGTGGATGAAACCTCAAAGCATGTCTTCGCCACATCGTTCCTGCGCAGGCCCGATGCCAAGCGCAAGCGGCGCACGCGCCCCAAGAACCTGGAAGAGATGCTGGGCAAAGTGGGCGAGGAGGGCGACTTCACCTCGAAGATGCGCGAAAGTCTGCTTTCAATCTCGCGCATGATGGCCTTTGCGCAGGCCGTGGTGGATCATCAACCGGCCAGCAAACCCAAGCGCGAGCTGCTTGCTCGCATCAAGGTTGTCCAGCGCGATATCATTTCGCTGACCGACCATTCGGGCTTTCTGACCGCCAAAATTTCGTTCCTGCTCGACGCCGTACTCGGCATGATTTCGATTGAGCAAAACAACATCATCAAGATTTTCACTGTGGCGTCGGTGGCCTTCTTGCCGCCCACGCTGGTGGCATCCGTGTACGGAATGAATTTCAAGGCGATGCCTGAGCTGGATTGGGAATGGGGTTATCCCTTTGCCGTGGTGTTCATGATCGCTTCAGCCTTGCTGCCCATCGCCTATTTCAAGCGCAAGGGCTGGTTCTGA
- the trmFO gene encoding methylenetetrahydrofolate--tRNA-(uracil(54)-C(5))-methyltransferase (FADH(2)-oxidizing) TrmFO, which yields MLKSIHIIGAGMAGSEAAWQAAEAGAKVVLHEMRGLTKTDVHKTDGFAELVCSNSFRSDDKDNNAVGLLHEEMRMAGSLIMAIAEQHKVPAGGALAVDRDGFSEAVTAKISAHPNITVERGEVETIPPADWDNVIIATGPLTSERLAKAIGNLTGEEGLAFFDAIAPIVYRESIDMGKAWFQSRYDKVGPGGNGKDYINCPMDKAQYEAFVAALIAGEKTDFREFEKNTPYFDGCLPIEVMADRGPETLRHGPMKPMGLTNAHQPDVKAHAVVQLRQDNALGTLYNIVGFQTKLKYAQQVEVFKTIPGLENAEFARLGGLHRNTFLNSPKLLDDQLRLKLEPRLRFAGQITGVEGYVESAAMGLMAGRMAAAQAQGKGFTPPPATTAHGALINHITGGHIATTESRASFQPMNINFGLMPPPEVKREPGKKMSYADKGVARKHAYTSRAMGDFRNWLASNA from the coding sequence ATGTTAAAATCTATCCATATCATCGGGGCCGGAATGGCCGGATCGGAAGCCGCATGGCAAGCAGCCGAGGCAGGCGCAAAAGTGGTGCTCCACGAAATGCGCGGACTGACCAAAACCGACGTTCACAAGACCGATGGCTTTGCCGAGCTGGTCTGCTCGAACTCATTCCGCTCCGACGATAAGGACAATAATGCCGTAGGCCTGCTGCATGAGGAAATGCGAATGGCGGGCTCGCTGATCATGGCGATTGCCGAGCAGCACAAGGTGCCGGCCGGTGGTGCTTTGGCGGTGGACCGGGATGGGTTCTCCGAAGCGGTGACTGCAAAGATTTCAGCCCACCCGAACATTACCGTGGAACGCGGCGAGGTGGAGACCATTCCACCTGCCGATTGGGACAATGTGATCATCGCCACTGGGCCGCTGACTTCCGAACGGTTGGCCAAAGCGATTGGCAATTTGACGGGCGAAGAAGGCCTGGCGTTTTTCGATGCGATCGCGCCAATTGTGTATCGCGAGAGCATCGACATGGGCAAAGCCTGGTTCCAGTCGCGCTATGACAAGGTGGGCCCGGGCGGCAATGGCAAGGACTATATCAACTGCCCGATGGACAAGGCGCAGTATGAAGCCTTTGTCGCTGCGCTCATCGCGGGCGAGAAGACCGATTTCCGCGAATTCGAAAAGAACACGCCGTATTTCGATGGTTGCTTGCCGATTGAAGTGATGGCGGATCGCGGCCCGGAAACGCTGCGTCACGGGCCGATGAAGCCGATGGGCCTGACCAATGCGCATCAGCCCGATGTGAAAGCCCATGCGGTGGTACAGCTACGGCAGGATAATGCTTTGGGCACGTTGTACAATATTGTCGGCTTTCAGACGAAACTGAAATATGCCCAGCAGGTCGAGGTTTTCAAAACCATTCCAGGGTTGGAGAATGCGGAATTCGCCCGGTTGGGCGGTTTGCATCGGAACACTTTTCTTAATTCTCCCAAACTTTTAGATGATCAACTTCGCCTGAAGCTTGAACCACGTTTACGCTTTGCGGGGCAGATCACCGGCGTTGAAGGCTATGTGGAAAGTGCGGCGATGGGGCTGATGGCGGGGCGGATGGCTGCAGCGCAGGCGCAAGGCAAAGGCTTCACGCCGCCGCCGGCCACGACCGCGCATGGGGCGCTGATCAATCACATCACTGGCGGGCATATTGCCACCACTGAATCCCGCGCCAGCTTCCAGCCGATGAACATCAATTTCGGCCTGATGCCGCCGCCGGAGGTGAAGCGCGAGCCGGGCAAGAAGATGAGCTATGCCGACAAGGGCGTGGCGCGCAAGCACGCCTATACGAGCCGGGCGATGGGTGATTTCAGAAACTGGCTGGCTTCGAACGCTTAG
- a CDS encoding ABC transporter ATP-binding protein: protein MLHFIENIIRPTARGTPGEPPAGLFNFYWFFVRQAKLPFIALFVSSCLVAIVDAGVPVFMGRLVKAVTTSTPQTLFESGRPLIFGLLALVLIIRPIVMSIQSVILNQAIAPGMTNMVRWQSHWHVVRQTLSFFQNDFAGRIGSRVLEIGHTLRGSVVSMISVVWYLAALGITTSFFLAAASGLLVLPVAIWTVAYVGFLALTVPKIGQGSRHIAYARSDMVGRIVDSYTNILTVKLFARPEEEDDFVRQSVDVHTGRMIRHHRWLSVFSIGLSILSGALIAGTTLMALHLWQVGTIGLDMVAMVLPMTLQISATSSRVAQEVTTIFEQVGTVHESMETIAKPILLTDRPDANRLKVTKGDINFDHISFHYGRKGGIIEDLSLHIRPGERIGLVGRSGAGKSTLVNLLLRFYELEQGRITIDGQDVAQLTQASIRQHVSVVTQDTSLLHRSLHDNIAYGRRSATRAEVTAAAKQAHALQFIDHLTDWKGRKGFEAHVGERGVKLSGGQRQRIAIARVILKNAPILILDEATSALDSEVEAAIQTSLEDLMEGRTVIAIAHRLSTIAAMDRLVVLDQGRIVESGTHDELLKRGGHYAALWNRQSGGFLGEAA, encoded by the coding sequence ATGCTGCATTTCATCGAAAACATCATCAGGCCCACGGCGCGTGGGACGCCGGGCGAACCGCCCGCGGGCCTCTTCAACTTCTACTGGTTCTTCGTGCGCCAGGCGAAATTGCCCTTTATCGCGCTATTCGTTTCGAGCTGCCTGGTGGCGATTGTCGATGCCGGGGTGCCGGTCTTCATGGGGCGCTTGGTCAAAGCCGTGACAACCAGCACACCTCAAACGCTTTTTGAATCCGGTCGCCCGTTGATTTTCGGACTCCTAGCCTTGGTGCTGATCATTCGCCCCATCGTGATGTCGATCCAGAGCGTGATCCTGAACCAGGCTATCGCCCCCGGCATGACCAATATGGTGCGCTGGCAAAGCCATTGGCATGTGGTGCGCCAAACCTTGAGCTTCTTCCAGAATGACTTTGCCGGGCGCATTGGATCGCGCGTGCTGGAAATCGGCCACACGCTCCGCGGCTCCGTCGTCTCGATGATCTCGGTGGTTTGGTATCTGGCCGCGCTGGGCATCACCACATCCTTTTTCCTCGCCGCCGCCAGCGGCCTGCTGGTGCTGCCGGTGGCCATCTGGACGGTGGCTTATGTCGGCTTTCTCGCCTTGACCGTGCCGAAGATCGGGCAGGGCTCGCGCCACATTGCCTATGCCCGCTCCGACATGGTGGGCCGCATCGTGGACAGTTATACCAATATCCTCACCGTCAAACTCTTCGCCCGCCCGGAAGAAGAAGATGACTTCGTGCGCCAATCGGTTGATGTCCATACTGGCCGCATGATCCGCCATCACCGCTGGCTTTCGGTCTTCAGTATTGGGCTTTCGATCCTATCGGGCGCGCTGATCGCCGGCACCACATTGATGGCGCTGCATCTCTGGCAAGTAGGCACCATCGGGCTTGATATGGTTGCCATGGTGCTGCCGATGACGCTGCAGATCTCCGCCACGTCATCGCGCGTGGCGCAGGAAGTGACCACCATTTTCGAACAGGTGGGCACCGTGCATGAAAGCATGGAAACCATCGCCAAGCCGATCCTGCTGACCGACAGGCCGGATGCCAACCGGCTGAAGGTCACCAAGGGCGACATCAATTTCGATCACATCTCATTCCACTATGGCCGCAAAGGCGGCATCATCGAAGACCTGTCGCTGCATATCCGCCCCGGCGAACGCATCGGACTTGTCGGGCGCTCAGGCGCAGGCAAATCAACCCTCGTCAACTTGCTGCTGCGCTTCTACGAGCTGGAGCAGGGCCGCATCACCATTGATGGGCAGGACGTGGCCCAGCTCACCCAGGCCAGTATCCGCCAGCATGTTTCGGTGGTCACGCAAGATACCTCGCTGTTGCACCGCTCGTTGCATGACAACATCGCCTATGGCCGCCGTTCCGCCACCCGTGCCGAAGTGACCGCCGCTGCCAAACAGGCGCACGCTCTGCAATTTATTGACCACCTGACCGACTGGAAAGGCCGCAAGGGTTTTGAGGCCCATGTCGGCGAGCGCGGCGTGAAGCTGTCAGGCGGCCAGCGCCAGCGCATCGCCATTGCCCGCGTGATCCTGAAGAACGCACCGATCCTCATTCTGGACGAGGCAACATCCGCCCTCGACTCCGAAGTGGAAGCTGCGATCCAAACCAGCCTCGAAGACCTGATGGAAGGCCGCACGGTCATCGCCATTGCGCACCGCCTGTCCACGATTGCTGCCATGGACAGACTGGTCGTGCTGGACCAAGGCCGCATCGTCGAGTCGGGGACGCATGATGAACTGCTGAAGCGAGGCGGCCACTATGCCGCCCTCTGGAACCGCCAGTCCGGCGGTTTCCTCGGTGAGGCGGCCTAA
- a CDS encoding sulfite exporter TauE/SafE family protein: MLQLAIAVLIVFIASIVRGFSGFGLSLLAITGLSLIYAPADIVPSIFMLELVASINLLPSIWKDIHWRSLAPLTLGCLIATPLGVWCLAHISPAPMQLALAIFVLVSTAILGWGFSLKNIPGIAGSTAVGAACGLSNGAFGIAGPPLILFYFSSPAGAAAGRASIVAFFLATDTIGLANQYHEGLLNWDVVMRAAFYLPAMLFGVWTGARSFKGVSEEKFRKVVLILLAIMAVIIGVKAVLALNV, from the coding sequence ATGCTGCAACTCGCGATCGCCGTGCTCATCGTCTTCATCGCCTCCATCGTGCGCGGCTTTTCGGGCTTCGGCCTGTCGCTGCTCGCGATCACCGGATTGTCGCTGATCTATGCACCGGCAGACATTGTGCCTTCGATCTTCATGCTGGAGCTGGTGGCGTCGATCAACCTCCTGCCCTCGATCTGGAAGGACATCCACTGGCGCTCGCTGGCACCGCTCACCTTGGGCTGCCTGATTGCCACGCCTTTGGGCGTGTGGTGCCTCGCCCATATTTCACCTGCCCCGATGCAGCTGGCCTTGGCGATTTTCGTGCTGGTTTCCACGGCCATTCTGGGCTGGGGTTTTTCTCTCAAGAACATCCCCGGCATCGCGGGATCGACGGCGGTGGGTGCGGCTTGCGGGCTTTCCAACGGGGCCTTCGGCATTGCCGGGCCGCCGCTGATCCTGTTCTATTTTTCCTCGCCTGCGGGCGCTGCGGCGGGGCGCGCTTCGATTGTGGCCTTCTTCCTGGCCACCGATACGATCGGGTTGGCCAACCAGTATCACGAGGGCTTGCTGAATTGGGACGTGGTGATGCGCGCCGCGTTCTATTTGCCCGCAATGCTGTTCGGTGTGTGGACCGGGGCGCGCAGCTTCAAGGGCGTGAGCGAGGAGAAATTCCGCAAGGTGGTTCTCATCCTGCTGGCGATCATGGCCGTGATCATCGGCGTGAAGGCTGTTCTGGCGCTTAACGTCTAG
- a CDS encoding ACT domain-containing protein has product MSDPVSDLSQLLATMKPELNPRPVAFLSFPDGKNPIAPEHTISTFAEAEGLTVVADLAEAEKLGAKIWMRAAWITLTVHSDLAAVGLTAAFSKALTDVGISANVMAGAYHDHIFVGLDDAERAMQAIQQLQQRSRR; this is encoded by the coding sequence GTGAGCGACCCTGTTTCTGATCTGTCTCAGCTTCTCGCCACCATGAAGCCGGAGCTGAATCCGCGCCCCGTCGCCTTCTTGAGTTTTCCCGACGGCAAGAATCCGATAGCGCCCGAGCATACCATCTCAACTTTCGCCGAAGCAGAGGGGTTGACCGTTGTGGCCGACTTGGCGGAAGCGGAAAAATTGGGTGCGAAAATCTGGATGCGCGCCGCCTGGATCACTCTCACTGTGCATTCCGATTTGGCGGCAGTCGGCCTCACAGCCGCCTTCAGCAAAGCGCTAACCGATGTGGGCATCAGCGCCAATGTGATGGCCGGGGCCTATCACGATCACATCTTTGTCGGTCTGGACGATGCAGAACGCGCCATGCAGGCAATTCAGCAATTGCAGCAGCGCTCTAGACGTTAA